From Vigna unguiculata cultivar IT97K-499-35 chromosome 5, ASM411807v1, whole genome shotgun sequence, the proteins below share one genomic window:
- the LOC114185545 gene encoding uncharacterized protein LOC114185545 yields MMLSAKSESDITSLAPSSPSRSPKRPVYYVQSPSRDSHDGDKSSSMQATPISNSPMESPSHPSFGRHSRNSSASRFSGIFRSSSGRKGSRKRNDKGWPECDVILEEGSYHEFDDKGFTRRLQALIAVFTFVVVFTVFCLIIWGASRPYKAEVNVKSLTVHNMYVGEGSDFTGVITKMMTLNVTLRMSIYNPATFFGIHVHSTPINLVFSDITVASGQLKKYYQPRKSHRIVSVNVEGTKVPLYGAGSTITASQTGVEVPLTLNFEIRSRGNVVGKLVKTKHHKQITCPLIINSSGSKPIKFKRNSCTYE; encoded by the exons ATGATGTTGTCTGCAAAATCTGAATCCGATATCACAAGTTTAGCTCCTTCTTCACCTTCAAGGTCTCCAAAGCGTCCTGTGTACTATGTGCAGAGTCCTTCAAGGGATTCTCACGATGGAGACAAGTCATCTTCAATGCAGGCTACGCCAATATCTAACAGTCCAATGGAGTCTCCTTCACACCCTTCGTTTGGACGCCACTCTAGGAACTCTTCTGCAAGCCGTTTTTCTGGGATTTTCAGGTCATCTTCTGGAAGGAAAGGTAGTAGGAAGAGAAACGATAAGGGGTGGCCTGAGTGTGATGTGATTCTGGAAGAAGGTTCTTATCATGAGTTTGATGACAAGGGTTTCACAAGAAGATTACAAGCATTGATTGCTGTGTTTACCTTTGTGGTTGTTTTCACTGTGTTTTGCTTGATCATTTGGGGTGCTAGCAGACCTTACAAAGCAGAAGTTAATGTCAAG AGTTTGACGGTGCACAATATGTACGTTGGAGAGGGTTCAGACTTCACGGGTGTCATCACAAAAATGATGACACTTAATGTGACTTTGCGCATGAGCATCTATAACCCTGCTACATTTTTTGGAATTCATGTACACTCCACACCCATCAATCTTGTCTTCTCAGACATCACAGTTGCCTCAGGCCAG CTGAAGAAATACTATCAGCCAAGAAAAAGTCACCGCATTGTATCAGTGAACGTAGAGGGTACAAAGGTTCCTCTGTATGGTGCTGGATCCACCATAACTGCCTCTCAAACTGGTGTTGAGGTTCCACTCACATTGAACTTTGAAATCCGGTCACGTGGAAATGTGGTGGGTAAACTGGTGAAGACAAAGCATCATAAGCAAATCACTTGTCCCTTGATCATCAACTCTTCCGGATCAAAACCTATCAAATTCAAAAGGAATTCATGCACCTatgaatga